A single genomic interval of Gossypium raimondii isolate GPD5lz chromosome 11, ASM2569854v1, whole genome shotgun sequence harbors:
- the LOC105802221 gene encoding uncharacterized protein LOC105802221, with protein MEDLNLFMNLRELTIDLDLNDRREMLILCIVLQRCLSLHQLEINIEESRSEIEEATRDYSSVNNRLPYPETKLWEKRGLCDCITFTLKQVSIKGFKGKDGEMEFPRHLITKGAKLKRIEIWCNHDCSREGGEATLGLLSLPRSSIDVSILLKPPPQFDGSFGRWVSTLN; from the exons ATGGAAGACCTAAATCTGTTTATGAATTTGAGGGAGCTAACCATTGATTTAGACTTGAACGATAGAAGGGAAATGTTGATCCTCTGTATCGTTCTACAACGCTGCCTTAGTCTACACCAACTTGAAATCAACATAGag GAAAGTAGAAGTGAAATAGAGGAAGCAACCAGGGATTACAGTAGTGTAAACAACCGATTGCCATATCCAGAGACAAAGCTATGGGAGAAAAGGGGGCTGTGCGACTGTATTACATTCACACTAAAACAAGTATCCATTAAGGGATTCAAAGGGAAAGATGGGGAAATGGAATTCCCAAGGCATCTGATTACGAAAGGTGCCAAGTTGAAGAGAATAGAGATTTGGTGTAACCATGACTGCTCTAGAGAAGGGGGTGAGGCAACTCTTGGTTTACTTTCACTGCCTAGATCCTCCATTGATGTCTCCATTCTTCTTAAACCGCCACCCCAATTTGATGGTAGTTTTGGAAGATGGGTCTCAACCCTAAACTAG
- the LOC105802220 gene encoding triacylglycerol lipase OBL1 — protein MEAKLSEKVYCSNYLVINSKEASWSDTVKVLFSSNLRKRKFIHSSFERQESVFYRFLIVISVLLQKLLLKIAFPVKIMGSIIVYSLNFLYANGGFFGLIRNILHVKIVIPDYKAATFMSFIGFIDMRTKLDSDIKYGNPMYYPAVSIMACKAVYNNAAYNKALIEGQWEMEFLGFNDYWNDFLGQADTQVVMFRDKSVEHDTIFVCFRGTQPFNLNDWCSDIDLSWYEFPNIGKIHCGFLKALGMQNIVGWAQEVELESTHRPRRAALAYYDIRDKLRVLLKKNPKAKFVVTGHSLGGALAAIFPAILFYHDDQLLLERLEAVYTFGQPRVGDEAFGNYMEKNLKKHGIQFYRYVYCHDMVPRVPFDGIFKHFGTCVYYDSKYQASIVEEEVPYKNYLSIRGCFTMRKNAIYELIRSFRMWTKYGEDYKEGWVLFFLRIFGLLVPGLPPHCSQDYVNATRLGSHHHLLSLPFHHN, from the exons ATGGAGGCCAAATTGAGCGAGAAAGTGTATTGTTCAAATTATTTGGTAATAAATTCTAAGGAAGCCTCATGGTCTGATACTGTTAAAGTCTTATTTTCTAGTAATTTAAGGAAGAGAAAATTTATCCACTCCTCTTTTGAGAGACAGGAAAGTGTCTTCTATAGATTTCTTATAGTCATCTCTGTGCTCTTACAAAAGCTTCTGCTTAAGATAGCTTTCCCAGTGAAGATCATGGGGAGTATCATAGTGTATTCACTCAACTTTCTCTATGCTAATGGTGGCTTCTTTGGTCTCATAAGAAATATCTTGCACG TGAAGATTGTGATTCCAGACTATAAGGCCGCAACATTTATGTCTTTTATCGGATTTATAGACATGAGAACCAAGTTAGATAGTGATATTAAATATGGGAATCCCATGTATTATCCAGCAGTTTCCATCATGGCCTGTAAGGCGGTTTACAATAATGCTGCTTACAATAAGGCTTTAATCGAAGGTCAATGGGAG ATGGAGTTTTTGGGATTTAATGATTATTGGAATG ATTTCCTTGGACAAGCTGACACACAAGTTGTCATGTTTAGAGATAAAAGTGTTGAACACGACACCATTTTTGTGTGCTTCAGAGGGACACAACcgtttaatttaaatgattggTGCTCCGACATTGATCTGTCATGGTACGAGTTCCCCAACATCGGAAAGATTCACTGCGGTTTCTTGAAAGCCTTGGGGATGCAAAATATTGTAGGATGGGCGCAAGAAGTGGAGTTGGAATCAACCCACCGTCCACGCCGAGCAGCCTTGGCTTACTACGACATAAGGGATAAGTTGAGAGTTCTTTTGAAAAAGAACCCCAAAGCCAAATTTGTAGTGACGGGACATAGTTTAGGCGGTGCATTGGCCGCGATTTTCCCGGCGATTTTGTTTTACCACGACGACCAATTGTTGCTTGAGAGATTGGAAGCGGTTTACACGTTCGGACAACCCAGAGTTGGGGACGAAGCCTTTGGGAATTACATGGAGAAGAATCTGAAAAAGCATGGGATTCAATTTTACAGATATGTTTACTGTCATGACATGGTTCCTAGGGTCCCTTTTGATGGCATCTTCAAGCACTTCGGTACCTGCGTTTACTACGACAGCAAATATCAAGCGTCG ATAGTTGAGGAAGAAGTACCATACAAGAACTACCTGTCGATTCGGGGCTGTTTTACCATGCGAAAGAACGCCATTTATGAGCTGATAAGAAGCTTCAGAATGTGGACCAAGTATGGAGAAGATTACAAAGAAGGTTGGGTGCTGTTTTTCCTTAGAATTTTCGGACTGCTGGTTCCTGGTTTGCCACCTCATTGCTCCCAAGATTACGTCAACGCCACTCGTCTTGGATCCCACCACCATCTTCTTTCCCTTCCTTTCCACCATAACTAG
- the LOC105802218 gene encoding triacylglycerol lipase OBL1: MEKQEESRECDKGFSCSFMLLKPEEVKFIDLFRILFSSNLEDRKFVDSSSETEESFRYRWLIFISILAQKMLMLTSKPMAWMGSKIEMLLNLLAINNFLVLLRGKTKKPDKDSATFISFIGNMDKRMKLDSKIKPEHGCHYYSALSMMASKASYENRAYIETIVKDHWKMEYLGFFDHWNDYQEKATTQLFFMRDKSENHDTIVVAFRGTEPFDADAWCSDFDLSWYELQGMGKIHGGFMKALGLQKNVGWPMEYKANETRKEPLAYYFVRDKLKALLSESENTKYILTGHSLGGALAILFPSILFLHEEKLLLQRLEGVYTYGQPRVGDEKFGKYMESKLEEHKIRYFRIVYCNDMVPRLPYDDKDLLFKHFGTCVYYNRHYQGKVVAEIPNKNYFSPLSAIPMMINAICELIRSFTICYSKGAEYKEGWFLRVFRIIGLVIPGVSAHSTQDYVNSTRLGSSDVFLPSEETIP, from the exons ATGGAAAAGCAAGAAGAAAGCAGGGAATGCGACAAGGGTTTCTCTTGCAGTTTCATGCTATTGAAACCCGAAGAAGTTAAATTCATTGATCTGTTTCGGATCTTGTTTTCAAGTAACTTGGAGGACCGGAAATTTGTGGATAGTTCGTCGGAAACTGAAGAGAGTTTCAGATACCGATGGCTGATATTCATCTCCATTCTGGCCCAGAAGATGCTCATGCTTACGTCCAAGCCAATGGCATGGATGGGATCCAAGATCGAGATGTTGCTAAATCTTCTCGCTATTAACAACTTCCTTGTGCTCCTACGAG GAAAGACTAAGAAGCCAGATAAAGATTCGGCAACATTCATCTCTTTCATCGGTAATATGGACAAGAGAATGAAGCTGGACAGTAAGATCAAACCCGAACATGGATGCCACTATTATTCGGCACTGTCGATGATGGCTTCCAAAGCATCGTATGAGAATCGAGCCTACATTGAAACTATTGTCAAGGATCATTGGAAG ATGGAGTACTTGGGGTTTTTTGATCACTGGAATG ATTACCAAGAAAAAGCCACGACGCAACTCTTCTTTATGCGTGATAAAAGTGAAAACCATGACACCATAGTTGTTGCCTTCAGAGGAACGGAGCCATTCGATGCAGATGCATGGTGTTCGGACTTCGATTTGTCTTGGTATGAGCTTCAAGGAATGGGGAAAATCCATGGCGGATTTATGAAAGCTCTAGGGTTACAAAAGAACGTAGGGTGGCCAATGGAATACAAAGCAAACGAAACCCGGAAAGAACCCTTAGCTTATTATTTCGTTAGAGACAAGTTAAAAGCACTCTTGAGCGAAAGTGAAAACACAAAGTATATATTGACAGGTCATAGTTTGGGCGGGGCATTAGCcattctttttccttcaattttgttTCTCCATGAAGAGAAATTGTTGTTGCAGAGATTAGAAGGGGTTTATACATATGGCCAACCTAGAGTCGGGGACGAGAAGTTCGGGAAATACATGGAAAGCAAGTTGGAAGAACATAAAATACGTTATTTCAGAATTGTTTATTGCAATGATATGGTGCCGAGGTTGCCATACGATGACAAGGATCTTTTGTTCAAGCACTTTGGCACCTGCGTCTACTATAACAGGCACTATCAAGGAAAG GTTGTAGCAGAAATACCAAACAAGAACTATTTCTCACCGTTGTCGGCAATACCAATGATGATAAACGCCATTTGTGAGTTGATAAGAAGCTTCACTATATGTTATTCAAAAGGAGCGGAGTACAAAGAAGGTTGGTTTTTAAGAGTTTTTAGGATAATTGGATTGGTGATCCCTGGAGTTTCAGCTCATTCTACTCAAGATTATGTTAACTCTACTCGTCTTGGTTCCTCCGATGTTTTTCTTCCATCCGAGGAAACGATTCCATAA
- the LOC105802217 gene encoding triacylglycerol lipase OBL1 — MAVNKYQADHYLMLKPDEVSIRKVVRLLWSKRMEENDYFYIRESDEKEDFIEKGLAIASLAAQKGLLHAAKPLKCFGQKLEMWLNLVSFNTNIFMLFFNTLRCKVKIPERKSDDFMSFAGYIDKRVKLDEKIEPGNARYNSALAIMAAKLAYENKGFIRNTVEQHWKMEFIDMDTDFWNDYLENYHTQGFMSYDESVNMIVVSFRGTEAFNAYDWCTDFDISCFENPEMGKIHGGFMKALGLVMEHGWPPHLPADKRDKNLAYYAIRDKLKERIDLNKETKFIVTGHSLGGALAVLFPAILALHGETKLLERLKGIYTFGQPRVGDGKFKSFMEEQVLDRHGVKYLRFVYCNDLITRLPFDDPVTSLYTHFGTCLYFNSCYKGQILPEEPHKNYFETFGGTRRFLNALFELVRCLYLPLLKGGDYREGLAMILIVRFSALAFPGAADHNPLDYVNATRLGSKEVFQSAESSKKWLKNSATSGREVQDKIKYC, encoded by the exons ATGGCTGTTAACAAATACCAAGCAGACCATTATTTAATGCTGAAACCAGATGAAGTGAGTATACGGAAGGTTGTTCGATTATTATGGAGCAAAAGAATGGAGGAAAACGATTACTTTTATATACGAGAAAGTGATGAAAAGGAAGATTTCATTGAAAAGGGACTTGCCATCGCCTCGCTCGCAGCTCAAAAGGGTCTGCTCCATGCTGCCAAACCCTTGAAATGCTTTGGACAAAAGCTGGAGATGTGGTTGAACCTCGTCTCCTTTAACACCAACATTTTCATGCTCTTCTTCAACACTCTGCGAT GTAAAGTGAAAATTCCAGAGCGTAAATCAGATGATTTTATGTCGTTCGCGGGGTATATAGACAAACGGGTTAAATTAGATGAGAAGATAGAACCTGGAAATGCGAGATATAATTCAGCACTGGCTATAATGGCGGCTAAACTAGCTTATGAGAATAAGGGCTTTATTAGGAACACAGTTGAACAACATTGGAAG ATGGAATTCATTGATATGGACACCGACTTTTGGAATG ATTATTTAGAGAATTATCATACCCAAGGCTTCATGTCTTATGATGAAAGCGTGAATATGATAGTGGTATCTTTCAGAGGAACAGAAGCTTTCAACGCATACGATTGGTGTACGGATTTCGATATCTCCTGCTTTGAAAACCCGGAAATGGGGAAGATCCATGGCGGATTTATGAAAGCTTTAGGCTTAGTAATGGAACATGGTTGGCCACCTCATCTCCCTGCCGATAAACGAGACAAGAACTTGGCTTATTATGCCATAAGAGATAAGCTTAAAGAAAGGATAGATTTAAACAAAGAAACCAAGTTCATAGTGACCGGTCACAGTCTCGGCGGTGCATTGGCGGTATTGTTCCCTGCGATCTTGGCATTGCATGGAGAAACAAAGTTGCTGGAGAGATTGAAAGGGATTTACACGTTTGGACAACCCAGAGTTGGAGATGGCAAGTTTAAAAGTTTCATGGAAGAACAAGTGCTGGATAGACATGGCGTTAAATATTTGAGATTTGTTTACTGCAATGATTTGATTACCAGATTGCCTTTCGACGATCCTGTAACTTCCCTTTACACCCATTTTGGAACTTGCCTTTACTTCAACAGCTGCTATAAAGGACAG ATACTGCCCGAAGAACCACACAAGAACTACTTTGAAACGTTTGGAGGAACTCGGAGGTTCTTGAATGCACTGTTTGAGTTAGTGAGGTGTCTTTATCTGCCATTGTTGAAAGGAGGAGATTACAGAGAAGGTTTAGCGATGATATTGATAGTTAGGTTTAGTGCACTGGCTTTTCCAGGGGCGGCGGATCATAATCCTTTGGATTATGTTAACGCAACTCGATTGGGATCCAAGGAAGTATTTCAAAGTGCTGAATCTTCCAAGAAATGGCTCAAAAATTCAGCAACTTCTGGTCGGGAGGTCCAAGATAAGATTAAATATTGTTGA
- the LOC105802216 gene encoding heat shock factor protein HSF24, which produces MTQRCVPAPFLTKTYKLVDDPITDDVISWNENGTSFVVWNIADFAKDLLPKYFKHDNFSSFVRQLNTYGFRKVVQDKWEFANENFKRGQKELLSEMRRRKAVTPSPANGKTPAAVPSSPTKSGEDQGSTSTSSLDSKNPGSVETKQETMNVFSNLSNENEKLKKHNELLSSELAQAKKQCDELVAFLTERVKVSPDQFNRIMRQGSYDSTRDDDDHGRRYGAGDPDDHDHDDDDENGSQDWNGSLKLFGVWLKGAGKKRLPKEKKIVYGEPYAKQMKTVDFNHAGMRMKSGKVCN; this is translated from the exons ATGACTCAAAGGTGTGTTCCGGCGCCTTTCTTGACGAAAACATACAAGCTGGTGGACGATCCCATCACCGACGATGTGATTTCCTGGAATGAAAACGGCACATCGTTTGTCGTCTGGAATATTGCTGATTTTGCTAAGGATTTGCTTCCCAAGTATTTCAAACACGACAACTTTTCTAGCTTCGTGCGTCAGCTCAACACTTAC GGATTTCGAAAGGTTGTCCAAGACAAATGGGAATTCGCAAACGAGAACTTCAAGCGAGGGCAAAAAGAGCTATTGTCCGAAATGCGCCGTCGGAAGGCAGTGACACCATCTCCGGCGAACGGTAAAACGCCTGCTGCTGTTCCTTCCTCCCCGACTAAGTCCGGAGAGGACCAAGGGTCCACTTCCACGTCATCACTGGACTCGAAGAATCCAGGATCAGTTGAAACGAAGCAGGAGACAATGAATGTATTCTCTAATTTATCAAACGAGAAcgaaaaactgaaaaaacaTAACGAGTTGTTGAGCTCGGAGCTGGCGCAAGCGAAGAAGCAATGCGACGAGCTGGTGGCCTTCTTAACCGAACGTGTGAAGGTGAGTCCCGACCAATTCAATCGCATCATGCGGCAAGGAAGCTATGATTCCACCCGTGATGACGATGATCATGGCCGTAGGTACGGTGCTGGTGATCCTGATGACCACGATCACGATGATGACGACGAAAATGGTAGCCAAGATTGGAACGGAAGTTTGAAACTGTTTGGGGTTTGGTTGAAAGGCGCGGGAAAAAAGAGGTTGCcgaaggagaagaaaattgtGTACGGTGAGCCATATGCTAAGCAGATGAAGACCGTAGATTTTAACCACGCGGGAATGAGAATGAAAAGCGGCAAAGTTTGCAACTGA